Proteins from a genomic interval of Microcoleus sp. FACHB-831:
- a CDS encoding PAS domain S-box protein has product MVQKFKKQIFRWRGLLITPPTVAFTAIAIGSLGFFQILDWAILDQFFRWRPREPIDPRIILITVNESDVKKLGQWPISDALLAKAIATVQAQQPRAIGLDIFRDLPVPPGHPALVKVFESTPNLIGVEKLAGNTVAPPPTLNRVNQIALADLVLDADGKVRRGLLSVKTSDGKTHLSLGAKLALMYLEKEGITLQSVDAKKNQLRLGKAVFAPFTGNKGPYVRANSGGYQILLNYRGTLENFYSVSLTDVLENRIPPNLLRERIVLIGTIGASFNDQTLTPYSSSLYSTPKRSPGVVIHANLTSQILSAALEGRPLIHVLPEAVEALWILLWSFIGGGVSWTLLGIKPFRRNAWCRWLVYGVSICLSGGILTGGSYLAFLASWWLPVVSPLVAMTGSTVSLIGYRSLKLQHLANLKRKQAEAALRESEAKFRHLAENVPGVIYRYIRYQDGTHEFTYMSSGIREIYGYEPEAIVHNSNIAWDAVHPDDLPSLDESILISARDLQPWHWEGRISLPSGRWKWMQGNSRPEKQPNGDIIWDGLLVDITERKQAEQLLADYNRTLESQVQERTAKLARSNARLKREVGRRRETEAQLRQSQALFKNAFETAAIGMALVAPEGQLVAANRSFCQMLGYSETELLSLTFQGITYPDDLESDLDYVQQLLAGKISTYDLEKRYLHKDGHIIWSSLSTSLVRDSQENPLYFIGQIQNITARKIAESALKESEEKFRAIFNQTFQFVELLQRDGILLEANETALEFAGMTREQAIGKPFWEARCWTISKATQEQLEAGVDLAAKGKFIRYEVDVLGKGDRVATIDFSLRPMRDECGQVKLLIAEGRDITERKALELELAQKQELLDAFITSAPVGMCVLDSQLRFTLINESLAEINGISAAEHIGKTPWEIVPDLALKQEKIFQRVLATGEAVLYVEINGETPKLPGVNRTWLASYFPIQAQSNQPIGIGMVLVEISDRKLAEENLKQAEYKYRTLVEQIPGVVYISPTGATTEQAYISPQLQQLLEIPLEEWSPGFFNSWVDYVHPEDRDRVLQAVNTTISTGEPLIAEYRMITRNGKTIWIRDRAKLVVSSDGQAQVLQGLAFDISDRKQIEQALQESNERFHLAASAVKGFIYDWDLKQNIVLRTQGLFELVGYRPEEAEAKVDWWNKHVHPEDLPKVSQQLSEAFTTPIQNYYVLEYRLRHRDGHYVYLSDYGTIARDADGQAIRAIGHAIDVSDRKLAEAALQQALQAAQAASIAKSRFLSNMSHELRTPLNAILGFSQVMVRSHSLSADHKEQLKIINRSGEHLLSLINDVLSMAKIEAGQATLHENRFDLYQLLDDLEKMLRFKAISQGLQLIFERGENVPQYVQNDENKLRQVLINLLGNAIKFTQKGSVILRVKLAREKGYKVNQKDYQFLIAFEVEDTGPGIAPDEMGTLFDPFVQTETGRKSMQGTGLGLPISRQFVRLMGGDILVSSQVGKGTIFIFDLLVSKVSTVDKKALSTNKNIIGLDPNQPTYRILVVEDVQENRQLMMKLLEPLGFQVREAANGIEAIALWSSWRPDLIWMDIKMPVMDGYEATRQIKARERQLASGDLEINSLENSSTQGAIAKTVIIALTASAFEEERVNILSAGCDDFISKPFRESVLFDKMAQHLGVRYLFEEENYPPLSQPATIPRQLIPEDISVMPTEWIAQLHQAVLCANDEEILKLIEQIPSPEASLAYALKELVNNFRLDLLFDLTQSFINE; this is encoded by the coding sequence CGCCTAATCTAATTGGTGTCGAAAAACTGGCGGGAAATACAGTTGCGCCGCCACCAACATTGAATCGTGTGAACCAAATAGCGTTAGCAGATCTGGTGTTAGATGCAGATGGCAAAGTGCGTCGAGGTTTGCTATCTGTAAAAACATCAGACGGTAAAACTCATTTGAGCTTAGGAGCAAAGCTGGCTTTAATGTATCTGGAGAAAGAAGGAATTACCCTCCAGAGCGTTGATGCGAAGAAAAATCAGTTGCGATTAGGTAAAGCTGTATTTGCCCCATTTACAGGAAATAAAGGCCCTTACGTTCGTGCCAATTCCGGTGGATATCAGATTTTGTTGAACTACCGGGGAACGCTAGAAAATTTCTACAGCGTATCGCTGACAGATGTTCTGGAGAACCGCATCCCGCCCAATCTTCTACGCGAGCGTATTGTATTGATTGGTACGATCGGCGCTAGCTTCAATGACCAAACTTTGACGCCTTACAGTAGCAGTCTATATTCAACTCCCAAACGCTCCCCTGGCGTAGTCATACATGCCAACTTAACCAGTCAAATTTTGAGCGCTGCTTTAGAAGGTCGTCCTTTAATCCATGTTTTGCCTGAAGCAGTTGAGGCTTTGTGGATTTTGCTTTGGTCTTTTATTGGCGGTGGGGTGAGTTGGACTTTACTTGGCATCAAACCCTTCAGAAGAAATGCTTGGTGTAGGTGGCTCGTCTATGGAGTTAGCATTTGCCTAAGTGGAGGAATTCTGACCGGAGGCAGTTACCTAGCGTTTTTAGCAAGTTGGTGGCTGCCAGTAGTTTCCCCGCTAGTAGCAATGACTGGCTCCACCGTGTCACTCATCGGTTATCGCAGTCTGAAATTACAGCACTTAGCGAACTTGAAGCGCAAACAAGCAGAAGCCGCACTGCGGGAAAGTGAAGCTAAATTTCGCCACCTTGCGGAAAATGTACCTGGTGTAATTTACCGATATATTCGCTATCAAGACGGCACCCATGAGTTTACATACATGAGTTCCGGCATTCGCGAAATCTATGGATACGAACCAGAAGCGATCGTACACAATTCTAATATTGCCTGGGATGCCGTGCATCCGGATGACCTACCTTCCTTAGATGAAAGCATCCTAATTTCTGCTAGAGACTTGCAGCCTTGGCACTGGGAAGGTCGAATTAGCTTGCCTTCGGGTCGCTGGAAATGGATGCAGGGCAACTCCCGCCCAGAAAAACAACCCAATGGGGATATTATCTGGGACGGCTTGCTCGTCGATATCACCGAGCGCAAGCAAGCAGAACAGCTGCTAGCCGACTACAACCGCACTCTAGAAAGCCAGGTACAAGAGCGCACCGCTAAACTAGCCCGAAGCAATGCTCGCTTAAAACGAGAGGTTGGCAGACGCCGGGAGACAGAAGCTCAATTACGGCAAAGTCAGGCATTATTTAAAAATGCATTTGAAACAGCAGCAATTGGCATGGCTCTAGTTGCTCCGGAGGGACAATTAGTAGCAGCTAATCGTTCATTTTGTCAAATGTTAGGTTATTCAGAAACGGAATTGCTATCCCTCACATTTCAGGGAATTACTTACCCGGACGATCTCGAATCTGACCTTGATTATGTGCAGCAATTACTAGCAGGAAAAATTTCTACTTACGACCTAGAGAAGCGTTACTTACATAAAGATGGGCATATTATTTGGAGTAGCCTGAGTACATCTTTAGTGCGAGATTCCCAGGAGAATCCGCTCTATTTTATTGGGCAGATTCAAAATATTACCGCTCGCAAAATTGCAGAATCGGCACTCAAAGAAAGCGAAGAAAAATTCCGTGCTATCTTTAACCAAACATTTCAATTCGTTGAATTGCTCCAGCGCGATGGGATTCTCTTGGAAGCCAACGAGACTGCCCTTGAATTCGCCGGTATGACTCGCGAACAGGCGATTGGAAAGCCATTTTGGGAAGCGCGATGCTGGACGATTTCAAAAGCAACTCAGGAGCAATTAGAAGCCGGAGTCGATCTTGCTGCCAAAGGAAAATTTATCCGCTATGAAGTGGATGTTTTGGGGAAAGGAGATCGCGTCGCCACTATTGACTTTTCCCTGCGTCCGATGCGAGATGAATGTGGGCAGGTGAAGTTACTGATCGCTGAAGGACGAGACATCACCGAACGCAAAGCACTAGAACTAGAACTTGCTCAAAAGCAAGAACTTTTAGATGCCTTCATCACAAGTGCCCCGGTGGGTATGTGCGTTCTTGACAGTCAACTGCGCTTCACCCTGATCAACGAAAGCCTTGCAGAAATCAATGGTATTTCCGCAGCAGAACATATAGGTAAAACACCGTGGGAAATCGTACCTGACTTAGCACTTAAGCAGGAGAAGATCTTCCAACGAGTTTTGGCGACTGGAGAAGCCGTCCTGTACGTTGAAATTAATGGAGAAACGCCAAAATTACCAGGTGTCAATCGAACCTGGTTAGCTTCTTACTTTCCCATTCAGGCGCAAAGCAATCAGCCCATTGGGATTGGGATGGTACTGGTAGAAATTAGCGATCGCAAACTTGCAGAAGAAAACCTGAAGCAAGCCGAGTATAAGTACCGTACATTAGTCGAACAAATTCCCGGAGTAGTTTACATATCGCCTACTGGAGCAACTACCGAGCAAGCTTATATTAGCCCCCAACTGCAACAACTATTAGAGATTCCTCTAGAAGAATGGTCTCCTGGCTTCTTTAATAGTTGGGTTGATTACGTTCATCCAGAAGATCGCGATCGCGTTTTGCAAGCCGTAAACACCACGATCTCTACAGGAGAACCGTTAATCGCAGAATATCGGATGATTACCCGCAATGGCAAAACCATCTGGATAAGAGATCGAGCCAAGTTAGTAGTTTCCAGCGATGGACAGGCGCAAGTGCTTCAAGGTTTAGCCTTCGACATCAGCGATCGCAAGCAAATTGAGCAAGCGCTGCAAGAAAGCAACGAACGTTTTCACTTAGCAGCATCGGCAGTTAAAGGATTTATCTACGACTGGGATCTCAAACAAAATATCGTTCTAAGGACGCAGGGACTGTTTGAACTGGTTGGATACCGCCCCGAAGAAGCCGAAGCTAAAGTTGATTGGTGGAACAAACACGTCCACCCAGAAGATTTACCGAAAGTTTCCCAACAGCTATCCGAAGCATTTACTACTCCAATTCAAAATTATTACGTGCTTGAGTACCGACTTCGCCACCGAGACGGTCACTATGTTTACCTGTCAGATTATGGGACGATAGCACGAGATGCAGACGGACAAGCAATTCGAGCCATAGGTCACGCGATAGATGTGAGCGATCGCAAACTTGCAGAAGCAGCCCTGCAACAGGCACTCCAAGCAGCCCAAGCCGCATCCATTGCAAAAAGCCGCTTCCTGTCTAACATGAGCCACGAACTGCGTACCCCCCTCAATGCCATTCTAGGTTTTAGCCAAGTGATGGTTCGCAGCCATTCTCTTTCCGCTGACCACAAAGAACAGCTAAAAATCATCAATCGCAGTGGCGAACATTTGCTAAGTCTGATTAATGATGTTCTGTCAATGGCCAAAATAGAAGCGGGTCAAGCCACTCTCCATGAAAATCGTTTTGACTTGTATCAGCTACTCGACGACCTAGAAAAGATGCTGCGGTTCAAAGCTATCTCCCAAGGCTTACAGCTCATATTTGAACGCGGGGAAAACGTTCCCCAATACGTGCAAAATGACGAAAATAAATTGCGCCAAGTCTTAATAAATTTGTTAGGAAATGCTATCAAATTCACTCAAAAAGGTAGCGTTATTTTGCGAGTGAAACTTGCACGCGAAAAAGGTTACAAAGTAAACCAAAAAGATTATCAGTTCTTAATCGCCTTTGAAGTTGAAGACACTGGCCCTGGCATCGCACCTGATGAGATGGGCACCTTGTTTGACCCCTTCGTACAAACTGAGACTGGCCGCAAATCAATGCAAGGAACGGGATTAGGTTTACCTATAAGCCGACAATTTGTGCGGTTGATGGGGGGAGATATTTTAGTCAGCAGCCAAGTGGGTAAAGGAACGATTTTTATATTTGACTTGCTGGTGAGTAAGGTTAGCACTGTTGATAAAAAGGCTTTATCTACCAACAAAAATATAATTGGACTAGATCCGAACCAACCTACTTATCGCATTTTAGTTGTTGAGGATGTACAAGAGAATCGCCAGCTAATGATGAAGCTGCTTGAACCGTTAGGATTCCAAGTGCGGGAGGCAGCTAACGGCATCGAAGCGATCGCTTTGTGGTCAAGCTGGAGACCAGATCTCATATGGATGGATATAAAGATGCCTGTCATGGACGGTTATGAAGCGACCAGGCAAATTAAAGCTAGGGAAAGGCAATTAGCGAGTGGGGACTTGGAAATAAATAGCCTTGAAAACTCTTCTACCCAAGGCGCGATCGCCAAGACTGTTATTATTGCCCTTACTGCCAGCGCTTTTGAAGAAGAAAGAGTCAATATATTGTCAGCAGGCTGCGACGACTTCATTTCTAAGCCTTTCCGCGAGTCAGTGCTATTTGACAAAATGGCTCAACACTTGGGGGTACGCTATCTCTTTGAAGAAGAAAATTACCCCCCTTTGTCTCAGCCAGCTACAATACCTAGACAACTGATACCCGAGGATATTAGCGTGATGCCAACGGAATGGATAGCGCAGCTACATCAAGCCGTCTTATGCGCCAACGACGAGGAAATCTTAAAGCTAATCGAACAAATTCCCTCCCCCGAAGCTTCTTTGGCTTACGCTCTTAAAGAATTAGTTAATAACTTTCGTCTAGATCTGCTCTTTGATTTAACTCAATCATTTATAAATGAGTAG
- a CDS encoding diguanylate cyclase domain-containing protein has product MSSHQTSAYSPDILLVDDTPDNLRVLSTMLGESGYRVRKVINGKLALKVVEAAPPDLILLDILMPDMDGYQVCSLLKANPQTSDVPVIFISALDDIFDKVKGFEVGAVDYISKPFQEAEVLARVKNQLTIRHLYNQLATQNAVLQQQIQERQRAEAETNLLLQITQAISKSSDLDSALEVTLQQVCETISWNFGEAWIPNDDGFLECSCGWYATTESLQEFRYYSEKLTFTPHTGLPGRVWMSQKPEWIENVSLEQNQLFLRSDIALEAGLKTALGVPLVLDDQVLAVLVFFKTEQRKPEERLIELVNAVATQLGSLIQRKKAEAALVKANIELERLATLDELTGVPNRRHFNEYLNKEWRRLAREQLPLSMILCDIDYFKSYNDTYGHLAGDFCLQQVAKAIRRAVKRPADLVARYGGEEFAVVLPNTHTEGALQVAEAIRDGVQSLKIARLHSSVSEYVTLSSGVASLVPQHKLDPSALIALADKALYEAKDKGRNRCIMKSFDSLSSHLQDKALSG; this is encoded by the coding sequence ATGAGTAGCCATCAAACATCTGCTTATTCCCCAGACATTCTTCTTGTTGATGATACTCCAGACAACCTGCGAGTTCTATCCACCATGCTCGGTGAAAGCGGGTATCGAGTCAGGAAAGTAATTAACGGAAAGCTAGCTTTGAAGGTAGTTGAAGCCGCTCCTCCCGATTTAATTTTACTCGATATTTTAATGCCAGATATGGATGGCTATCAAGTCTGCTCGTTACTAAAAGCTAATCCCCAGACATCGGATGTTCCAGTAATTTTTATTAGCGCTCTCGACGACATATTTGATAAGGTAAAAGGTTTTGAAGTCGGTGCTGTAGATTACATTAGCAAACCCTTCCAAGAAGCAGAAGTTTTAGCGAGGGTAAAAAACCAACTAACCATCCGACACCTATATAATCAGCTTGCCACACAAAATGCAGTTTTGCAACAACAAATCCAAGAACGTCAGCGAGCTGAGGCTGAAACTAATCTTCTCTTACAAATAACGCAAGCAATTAGTAAATCTTCCGACTTGGACTCAGCCTTAGAAGTTACCCTCCAGCAAGTATGTGAAACTATTAGTTGGAATTTTGGAGAAGCCTGGATTCCTAATGATGATGGATTTTTAGAATGCAGTTGCGGGTGGTATGCCACAACTGAAAGTCTCCAGGAATTTCGATATTATAGCGAAAAGTTGACATTTACTCCCCATACGGGGCTACCAGGGCGAGTTTGGATGTCGCAGAAACCTGAGTGGATAGAAAATGTTTCGCTTGAGCAAAACCAACTTTTTTTACGTTCTGATATTGCCTTAGAAGCAGGACTCAAAACTGCTTTAGGCGTTCCCCTAGTTCTCGATGACCAAGTGCTGGCTGTTTTAGTTTTCTTTAAAACAGAACAACGAAAACCAGAAGAAAGATTAATTGAGCTAGTCAATGCTGTTGCTACTCAATTAGGTTCGCTCATCCAGCGCAAAAAAGCAGAAGCCGCTCTTGTTAAAGCCAACATTGAGCTAGAGCGTCTCGCCACCTTAGATGAATTGACCGGAGTCCCCAATCGCCGTCACTTTAATGAGTATTTAAATAAAGAATGGCGGCGACTGGCACGAGAGCAATTACCCTTATCGATGATTTTATGCGATATTGATTATTTCAAGAGCTATAACGACACTTATGGTCATTTAGCGGGAGATTTTTGTTTGCAGCAAGTAGCTAAAGCAATTAGAAGGGCTGTTAAGCGTCCGGCAGATTTAGTGGCTCGTTATGGAGGGGAAGAATTTGCTGTCGTTCTGCCTAATACTCATACTGAAGGAGCTTTACAAGTAGCGGAAGCTATCCGGGATGGGGTGCAAAGTCTTAAAATTGCTCGCCTTCACTCTAGTGTTAGTGAATATGTTACTTTAAGTTCGGGTGTTGCTAGCTTGGTTCCCCAACATAAACTTGACCCTTCAGCTTTAATTGCTCTGGCTGACAAGGCACTATATGAAGCTAAAGACAAGGGGAGAAATCGCTGTATTATGAAAAGTTTTGATTCCCTATCCTCGCATTTGCAAGACAAGGCGCTTTCCGGCTAA
- a CDS encoding CHASE2 domain-containing protein: MWRKLRRRILEWRGVLITAPSVAGLAIGATSLGLLQVLEWPVHDQFFRLRPEEPPDPRIVIVTIGESDLANIKQGQVSDAVLAKLLQKIKVQQPVAIGLDLYRNLPVEPGYQTLVEVFKSTPNLIGIEKVGGEMVAPPPTLNQLGQVAAADLVLDPDGKVRRGLLTIKNDKRQTRESLGAKLALMYLESKGVTLEVSDAAKKHYRLGRAVIKPFTGNEAGYVRANTGGYQILLDYRGTQKNFHTVSMTEVLENRIDPNLIGDASGSAFAGRIVLIGAIGQSSNDLFFTPYSSSITSPKRMPGVVIHANLASQILSAALEGQPLIKSLPKPIEWLWIFSWSFAGASVRWMLLRALLKKSLLPSWAIHSICIVLAGGAIFTCSYLAFLGGWWIPVVSPSLALIGSIVAIAGYHRAQLQQENTDLEIVLEATNEHYDALTMELQIQAEEAVKASERKLAQFLDAASLAVVAIDGTGKPYFFNQRSKELLGKGVVPSATIEQLAEVYQFYIAGSDRFYPVEQMPIVRALKGERTSVDDMEIRRGGKIIPIEVWGTPIYDESGQITYAIAAFQDITERKQAQQALIQAEEKYRSIFENALEGIFQTTPDGGYLSANPALAQIYGYDSAEELMATLTNIQHQLYVDLQRRSEFLSLMEQYGAISGFESQVYRKDRSIIWISENARTVCDDNGVLLYYQGFVENITERKLAEEERQKFTNQLYQINKANERFVPRKFLQLLEKESILDVQLGDHVQLDMSILFTDIRDFTTLSEKMTPEENFKFINAYLSHMEPVIRENNGFIDKYIGDAIMALFGGSADDAVKAGIDILHRLAEYNTTRNTPESPPIQIGIGINTGSLMLGTVGGRNRMDGTVISDAVNLASRLEGLTKYYGVSLLISHNTFSCLQRCDEYGLRLIDRVKVKGKSEMVSVFEIFDADPPEVRESKLATKATFEQAVFHYYMHSFTEAAQLFQRCLEITPWDKVAQIYLERCQQQAIAAMSL, translated from the coding sequence ATGTGGCGAAAGCTCAGGCGGCGAATTTTAGAATGGCGAGGGGTACTAATTACCGCCCCAAGTGTAGCAGGATTAGCTATTGGAGCTACTTCCCTTGGATTGCTTCAGGTTCTAGAATGGCCAGTCCACGACCAATTTTTTCGGCTGCGTCCCGAAGAGCCACCTGACCCGCGTATTGTTATTGTCACTATTGGAGAATCAGATCTTGCGAACATTAAGCAAGGGCAAGTTTCTGATGCTGTTTTGGCTAAATTGCTCCAGAAAATTAAAGTACAGCAGCCTGTAGCAATCGGTCTAGATCTTTATCGAAATCTACCCGTCGAACCCGGCTATCAGACATTAGTGGAGGTGTTTAAGTCCACCCCCAACTTGATTGGCATTGAAAAAGTAGGTGGAGAGATGGTTGCACCACCCCCCACCTTAAATCAGCTCGGCCAAGTTGCGGCGGCAGACTTGGTGCTAGATCCCGATGGCAAGGTGCGTAGAGGTTTGTTGACGATTAAAAATGACAAGCGCCAGACCAGAGAAAGCTTAGGAGCGAAGCTGGCGTTGATGTATCTGGAAAGTAAAGGCGTTACCCTCGAGGTGAGCGATGCCGCCAAGAAGCATTATCGCTTGGGTCGAGCTGTAATCAAGCCGTTTACGGGGAATGAAGCAGGTTATGTCCGTGCTAATACGGGTGGATACCAGATTTTGTTGGACTATCGCGGGACGCAAAAAAACTTCCATACTGTATCAATGACAGAAGTTCTAGAGAACCGCATCGATCCGAACTTGATAGGCGATGCCTCCGGCTCTGCTTTCGCAGGACGCATCGTCTTGATCGGTGCTATTGGGCAGAGTTCTAACGACTTGTTTTTTACTCCCTACAGTAGCAGCATTACCAGTCCCAAACGAATGCCTGGTGTAGTCATTCATGCAAATTTAGCCAGCCAGATTTTAAGTGCTGCTCTAGAGGGGCAACCTTTAATTAAGAGTTTGCCTAAACCAATTGAATGGCTGTGGATTTTCAGCTGGTCGTTTGCAGGTGCCTCAGTGCGTTGGATGTTGCTACGGGCACTGTTGAAAAAGAGCCTGCTTCCCAGTTGGGCAATCCATAGCATTTGCATTGTCTTAGCAGGAGGCGCTATTTTTACTTGCAGCTATTTAGCCTTTTTGGGAGGTTGGTGGATACCTGTAGTTTCCCCATCGCTGGCTTTGATTGGGTCTATAGTTGCGATCGCAGGTTATCATCGCGCCCAATTGCAGCAGGAAAATACCGATCTGGAAATCGTCCTGGAGGCTACTAACGAACACTACGATGCCTTGACGATGGAGTTGCAAATCCAGGCAGAGGAAGCGGTTAAAGCAAGTGAGAGGAAGCTGGCTCAATTCTTAGATGCTGCGTCGTTGGCAGTAGTAGCCATTGATGGGACGGGCAAACCCTACTTTTTTAATCAGAGGTCAAAAGAGTTACTGGGTAAAGGAGTCGTGCCGTCAGCTACCATCGAGCAATTGGCAGAAGTTTACCAATTCTATATCGCGGGTAGCGATCGCTTTTACCCTGTAGAACAGATGCCTATCGTGCGTGCGTTGAAGGGGGAGCGCACTTCTGTGGATGATATGGAGATCCGCCGAGGGGGCAAGATTATCCCCATAGAAGTTTGGGGAACCCCCATTTACGATGAGTCTGGGCAAATTACTTACGCGATCGCGGCTTTTCAAGACATTACCGAACGCAAACAGGCTCAACAGGCACTAATACAAGCTGAAGAGAAGTATCGCAGTATCTTTGAAAATGCCCTTGAAGGCATATTTCAGACCACGCCCGACGGAGGTTATTTGAGCGCCAATCCAGCATTGGCACAGATTTACGGCTACGATTCAGCCGAAGAGTTGATGGCAACTCTCACTAACATTCAGCATCAACTTTACGTCGATCTGCAACGCCGCAGCGAGTTCCTGTCATTAATGGAGCAGTATGGTGCTATATCTGGGTTTGAATCTCAGGTCTATCGCAAAGATCGCAGCATTATCTGGATTAGCGAGAATGCCCGTACTGTCTGCGATGATAATGGCGTACTGCTCTACTATCAAGGCTTCGTTGAGAACATCACCGAACGCAAACTGGCAGAAGAAGAAAGGCAAAAATTTACCAATCAGCTCTATCAAATCAATAAGGCAAACGAACGTTTTGTGCCGCGTAAATTTCTCCAGTTGTTAGAGAAAGAAAGCATTCTTGATGTCCAATTAGGCGACCACGTACAGCTAGATATGTCGATTCTCTTTACGGATATTCGCGATTTCACGACGCTATCGGAAAAAATGACTCCAGAAGAGAATTTCAAATTCATAAATGCTTACCTCAGTCACATGGAGCCTGTTATTCGTGAAAATAATGGCTTTATTGATAAATATATTGGCGATGCAATTATGGCGCTGTTTGGCGGCAGTGCTGATGATGCAGTTAAAGCCGGAATAGATATTTTGCACCGACTTGCCGAATACAATACAACAAGAAATACACCAGAAAGTCCACCGATTCAGATCGGCATCGGCATCAACACGGGTTCTTTGATGTTGGGAACTGTAGGGGGGCGCAACCGCATGGATGGTACGGTGATTAGCGATGCTGTTAATTTAGCTTCTCGCCTAGAAGGGCTGACGAAATATTACGGGGTGTCGTTGTTAATTTCTCATAATACTTTTAGCTGTTTGCAGCGTTGCGACGAGTATGGGTTGCGCCTCATCGATCGCGTCAAAGTTAAGGGGAAATCAGAAATGGTGTCAGTATTTGAGATATTTGATGCCGATCCACCAGAAGTTCGAGAGAGTAAATTAGCTACAAAAGCAACTTTCGAGCAGGCTGTGTTTCATTACTATATGCATTCTTTCACAGAAGCAGCACAACTGTTTCAACGGTGTTTGGAGATTACCCCTTGGGATAAAGTTGCTCAAATTTATCTGGAACGCTGTCAGCAGCAGGCGATCGCAGCGATGTCTCTTTAA
- a CDS encoding TRAP transporter substrate-binding protein, with amino-acid sequence MKRRNLLNYAAIATTSAAALAACSKTAPNTSSPIASPSQPIIQWRMATGWNKSLNVVFGAIDRFCQRVGHATNGRFTITPYEAGEIASALEILDVVSAKTVECGFTAGYHYVNKNFAFGLSTAVPFGLNAQQQNAWLYYGGGLEALQKVYAQYGVIQFPAGNTGAQMGGWFTRKVNSVADLEGLKMRIPGLGGELMKRLGVDVQAMQGTEIFKALESGKIQAAEWVGPYEDEKLGLDRVAPYYYYPGWWEPGTMYEIQVNQAAWDRLPKEYQAIFQSAAVEANLTMQAQYNAVNGEALERLALKGTKLLPFSEEILRSAQKAAFELYEETASKDATFKAIYEHWKTFRTQVYSWNRINELSFASFAFIQEK; translated from the coding sequence ATGAAACGTCGGAATTTGCTTAATTATGCGGCGATCGCAACAACTAGCGCAGCAGCACTAGCAGCTTGCAGCAAAACTGCCCCTAACACTTCATCTCCGATCGCGAGTCCTAGCCAGCCAATTATTCAATGGCGTATGGCAACGGGTTGGAACAAGTCCCTCAACGTCGTCTTTGGGGCGATCGATCGTTTTTGCCAACGAGTTGGTCATGCTACCAATGGGCGGTTCACCATTACGCCCTACGAAGCCGGAGAGATTGCCTCGGCGCTAGAAATTCTCGATGTTGTATCCGCTAAAACCGTTGAGTGTGGCTTCACGGCTGGTTATCACTACGTCAATAAAAATTTCGCATTTGGGCTTTCGACGGCTGTTCCGTTTGGATTGAATGCCCAACAACAAAATGCTTGGTTGTATTACGGTGGTGGGTTAGAAGCGCTCCAAAAAGTTTACGCGCAGTACGGTGTCATCCAATTTCCCGCAGGCAATACAGGCGCACAAATGGGCGGTTGGTTCACTCGTAAAGTTAATTCTGTTGCTGACCTAGAAGGTCTAAAGATGCGGATTCCCGGTTTGGGTGGAGAACTTATGAAGCGCCTGGGTGTAGATGTGCAAGCAATGCAAGGAACGGAAATCTTCAAGGCATTGGAATCTGGAAAAATTCAAGCCGCAGAGTGGGTTGGTCCCTACGAAGATGAAAAACTAGGATTGGATCGGGTCGCACCCTACTATTACTATCCGGGCTGGTGGGAGCCAGGAACGATGTATGAAATTCAGGTGAATCAAGCGGCTTGGGATAGGCTGCCCAAAGAGTATCAAGCAATTTTTCAAAGCGCAGCTGTAGAAGCTAATCTGACTATGCAAGCTCAATATAATGCTGTTAATGGTGAAGCGCTGGAACGATTGGCGCTAAAGGGAACAAAGTTGCTGCCCTTCAGCGAGGAAATTTTACGATCTGCTCAAAAAGCGGCGTTTGAACTATATGAAGAAACTGCCAGTAAAGATGCAACGTTCAAAGCCATCTACGAGCATTGGAAAACATTTCGCACCCAAGTATATAGTTGGAATCGCATTAACGAGCTAAGTTTTGCCAGCTTTGCGTTTATCCAAGAAAAATAA